The genome window GACGCACGACATCAAGAAGAACCCGAAGCATCTCAAGTTCCTTGAGACCGACAGCGCCTTCCTCGGACGGTCGCTTCCCGATGTGGGATTTTCCGTCATCAACGGCTCCTGGGCCGTGAAATCTGGGCTTTCACCCGCTAAGGATGCGTTCCTTCTCGAGGGCGGAGATTCCGACTTCGCGAACGTTCTCGTGGTGCGTACCGAGGACAAGGATCGTCCGGAATTCAAGGTGCTCCAGAGCGCCTTCCAGAGTCCCGAGGTGAAGGCCTTCGTGCTCGACAAATTCAAGGGATCCGTGGTGCCGGCTTTCTAAACAGCATGAACGAGTAATTTTCAAATAACGGACCCCAAAATGATCATCACAGAAAAATGCGTGGGCTGCCGCCAGTGCCGCCCGTACTGCCCGGTGAACGCGATCGGCACGGCCGCAGACGGCTGGCGCTCCGTCATAGACCTGGAGAAGTGCGTCGAATGCGGCACGTGCCTCCGTTCGAACGTCTGTCCCGTCCATGCGATTGAACCGCAGGACCTCGTCTATCCGAGGAGCCTCAGATCTCAGTTTTCCGATGTGACGAGCCCGCACAAGTCGACGGGCGTGCTCGGGCGAGGCACGGAGGAAATGAAGACCAACGACGTGACGGGGCGGCTCAGGCTCGGCCGCGTGAACGTGTCGGTCGAGCTCGGCCGGCCGGGCGTGAGCGCGTCGCTCCGGGACGTTGAGGTGCTCGCCCGAGCGCTCGCAGCCTTCGGCGTCCGGTTCCAGAAGGAGAACCCAGTGACGTCGCTGATGACCGATGAGTCTCTCGGCATCCTGAGGCCCGAAGTCCTCGGCGAACGCGTGCTCTCGGCTCTCATTGAGTTTGATGTCGAGGAGAGCCGCGTCCCTGCGCTCGCAGCCGTGCTCAAAGCCGCCGCCGGGGAAGTGGACACGGTGTTTTCGGTGGGACTCGCCGCGCCGCTTCGACCCGATGAGTCGGAAGCGCATCTCTTTCAAATTCTTCGCGACCATGAGGTCTGGCATAGACCCAACGGCAAAACCAATGTCGGTCTTGGTCGGCCCTTTCAGGAGGCGCTCGAATGACGCATACGCTGCATCGCCGGGGTTCGATCG of Sutterella faecalis contains these proteins:
- a CDS encoding DUF362 domain-containing protein translates to MIITEKCVGCRQCRPYCPVNAIGTAADGWRSVIDLEKCVECGTCLRSNVCPVHAIEPQDLVYPRSLRSQFSDVTSPHKSTGVLGRGTEEMKTNDVTGRLRLGRVNVSVELGRPGVSASLRDVEVLARALAAFGVRFQKENPVTSLMTDESLGILRPEVLGERVLSALIEFDVEESRVPALAAVLKAAAGEVDTVFSVGLAAPLRPDESEAHLFQILRDHEVWHRPNGKTNVGLGRPFQEALE